From Mucilaginibacter rubeus, a single genomic window includes:
- a CDS encoding M16 family metallopeptidase gives MNLNKYVPLALLALTLSAGSAFAQVKKKPVPSPKNKPGAPAIAPKSDVLPVDQSVIIGKLPNGLTYYIRANAEPKSRAELYLVNKAGSVLENDDQQGLAHFTEHMAFNGTRDFPKNQMVDYLQKAGVKFGADLNAYTSFNETVFQLPLPTDTVAVFEKGFNILANWAGYVSFDPAEIDKERGVVLEEERLRGKNAQERMQQQTLPVLLNNSRYALRLPIGKEDILKNFKPETIKAFYQDWYRPDLQAVIAVGDFDPKRVEALIKQNFSQLKNPAAEKPRTKYTVPATPGTAVKIVTDPENPYTIAQIIVKHPGTPTKTTGDYMQQVRVQLFNQMLNARLNELLQKPNPPFLYGRTNYGNFIGDQDAYTSLVVAKPGELEKAVKAVVAESERARKFGFTLTELERAKQDALVGIGNAYRERDKTPSVNFVREYQANFLTGEAIPGIDYEYNFYIGNIYKVSLSDMNAMAGKFISDQNRVVIVQAPDKEKANLPDDKTLLNWIATGGQNVTAYIDNVSSEPLLAKIPEGSKVAKQDTDEAIGATTLILGNGLKVILKPTEYRNDQILINGYALGGTSLASDDEFTSANLAASIISGSGIAQFNQGMLDKKLAGKNLSISPYISEFAQGISGSSSPADFETALQLIYLYFTQPRKDKDIWDANIDQTRSILSTRGLDPGSVYQDTVSAVLSNYNFRGMVTTIPRLNAATLDKAYDFYKKRFADASGFTFTLVGNFDVETVKPYLEHYLGGLPSTNSKETFKNMNIQPPAGVITKTVNKGVGDKSTVQLVFSGDYDYNDANNIQVDALEEVLNIKLIERLREQESGVYAPGVRASYRKIPGGRYTFTISFGCAPENVDKLINATMEEIGKIKQNGALPADIQKFIAEEARSTQQQLKQNVFWAGYLAATSQNGENPDQILAHVSSLEQVTPQTTKDAANKYLSGKNLIKLILMPEKK, from the coding sequence ATGAACCTGAACAAATACGTTCCGCTGGCTTTGCTGGCTTTAACTCTTTCGGCAGGCAGTGCCTTTGCCCAGGTTAAAAAGAAACCTGTTCCATCTCCAAAAAATAAACCCGGCGCTCCGGCAATTGCCCCAAAAAGCGATGTTTTACCGGTTGATCAAAGTGTGATCATTGGCAAATTGCCCAATGGTTTAACTTACTATATCCGTGCTAATGCCGAGCCAAAAAGCCGGGCTGAGCTTTACCTGGTTAACAAAGCGGGTTCTGTTTTGGAAAACGACGATCAGCAGGGTTTAGCGCACTTTACCGAGCACATGGCCTTTAATGGTACGCGCGATTTTCCTAAAAACCAGATGGTTGATTACCTGCAAAAAGCAGGCGTGAAATTTGGCGCCGATTTAAATGCCTATACCTCATTTAACGAAACAGTATTCCAGTTGCCTTTACCAACAGATACCGTAGCTGTGTTTGAAAAAGGGTTTAACATACTGGCTAACTGGGCAGGTTATGTGAGCTTTGATCCGGCAGAAATTGACAAAGAGCGCGGTGTTGTTTTGGAGGAGGAACGTCTTCGTGGTAAAAACGCGCAGGAACGTATGCAGCAGCAAACATTACCGGTATTGCTTAATAACTCAAGGTATGCGCTCCGCTTGCCTATTGGTAAAGAAGATATCCTTAAAAACTTTAAGCCGGAAACCATCAAAGCTTTTTACCAGGACTGGTACCGCCCCGATTTGCAGGCTGTAATCGCTGTTGGCGATTTCGATCCTAAACGTGTTGAAGCGCTTATCAAGCAAAATTTTTCGCAGCTTAAAAATCCGGCTGCCGAAAAACCAAGAACAAAATATACTGTACCTGCCACTCCGGGTACCGCGGTTAAAATTGTAACAGATCCGGAAAATCCTTATACCATAGCGCAGATCATTGTTAAACATCCGGGTACGCCTACCAAAACTACCGGCGATTATATGCAGCAGGTAAGGGTACAGCTATTTAACCAGATGCTGAACGCGCGTTTGAATGAGTTGTTACAAAAGCCTAATCCGCCTTTTTTATATGGCCGTACCAACTATGGCAATTTTATAGGCGATCAGGATGCTTATACTTCACTGGTTGTTGCCAAGCCCGGCGAGCTTGAAAAAGCCGTTAAAGCCGTAGTTGCCGAATCAGAACGGGCCCGCAAATTTGGCTTTACCCTTACCGAGCTTGAGCGCGCCAAGCAAGACGCGCTGGTAGGCATTGGTAATGCTTACCGCGAAAGGGATAAAACGCCATCAGTTAATTTTGTGCGTGAATACCAGGCCAACTTTTTAACCGGTGAGGCTATCCCCGGTATCGACTATGAGTACAATTTCTACATAGGCAATATCTATAAAGTTAGTTTATCTGATATGAACGCCATGGCCGGCAAATTTATCAGCGATCAAAATCGCGTAGTGATAGTACAAGCGCCGGACAAAGAGAAAGCCAATCTGCCCGATGATAAAACATTGCTGAACTGGATTGCCACAGGCGGTCAGAATGTTACTGCGTATATTGACAACGTATCGAGCGAGCCTTTGCTGGCCAAAATACCTGAAGGCAGCAAAGTTGCCAAACAGGACACGGATGAAGCCATAGGCGCAACTACCCTTATCCTGGGTAACGGTCTGAAAGTAATTTTAAAACCAACCGAATACCGTAATGATCAGATCCTGATTAACGGATATGCTCTTGGTGGTACATCATTGGCCAGCGATGACGAATTTACATCGGCAAATCTTGCCGCGTCTATTATCAGCGGCAGCGGTATAGCGCAGTTTAACCAAGGTATGCTTGATAAAAAGCTGGCCGGTAAAAACCTGAGCATTTCGCCATATATCAGTGAATTTGCCCAGGGTATTTCGGGAAGCTCTTCACCTGCCGATTTTGAAACCGCCCTGCAGTTGATATACCTTTACTTTACCCAGCCACGTAAGGACAAAGATATCTGGGATGCCAACATTGATCAAACCAGGTCGATATTAAGCACCCGTGGGCTTGACCCGGGAAGCGTTTACCAGGATACGGTATCGGCTGTATTAAGCAATTACAACTTCCGAGGTATGGTTACTACTATTCCGCGGTTAAACGCGGCTACGCTTGATAAGGCTTATGACTTTTATAAAAAGCGTTTTGCCGATGCAAGCGGTTTTACCTTTACACTGGTTGGTAACTTTGATGTGGAAACAGTTAAGCCATACCTTGAACATTATCTTGGCGGCCTGCCATCTACTAACAGCAAAGAGACCTTTAAAAATATGAATATCCAGCCCCCGGCTGGCGTGATCACCAAAACTGTAAATAAAGGCGTTGGCGATAAAAGCACGGTTCAACTGGTATTCAGCGGCGATTATGATTACAACGACGCCAACAATATCCAGGTTGACGCGCTGGAAGAAGTACTGAACATTAAACTGATTGAGCGTTTGCGTGAGCAGGAAAGCGGTGTTTACGCGCCGGGGGTAAGGGCAAGCTACCGTAAAATTCCTGGCGGCCGTTATACTTTTACCATATCTTTTGGTTGTGCCCCCGAAAATGTGGATAAGCTGATCAACGCTACCATGGAAGAAATTGGCAAGATCAAACAGAACGGTGCTTTGCCGGCAGATATCCAGAAATTTATTGCAGAGGAGGCACGTTCAACCCAACAGCAGCTTAAGCAAAACGTTTTCTGGGCCGGATATCTTGCAGCTACATCACAAAATGGTGAAAACCCGGATCAGATCCTGGCCCATGTGAGCAGCCTTGAACAGGTAACCCCACAAACCACTAAAGACGCCGCCAATAAATACCTGAGCGGCAAAAATTTAATCAAACTGATATTGATGCCTGAAAAGAAGTAA
- a CDS encoding VOC family protein, producing MKKVTGIGGIFFKSKDPKQLNEWYAQKLGFKTSAYGTMFQWRKDDDPDQTALTVWNPFPETTTYFAPSTKEFMINYIVEDLEGLVAELKKDGVTILDEIAASEYGKFVHILDPEGNSIELWEPPADEA from the coding sequence ATGAAAAAAGTAACTGGTATTGGAGGCATCTTCTTTAAAAGTAAAGATCCAAAACAATTGAATGAATGGTATGCCCAAAAGCTTGGCTTTAAAACCAGTGCTTACGGAACTATGTTTCAATGGCGCAAGGATGATGACCCCGATCAAACCGCGCTCACTGTTTGGAACCCTTTTCCGGAAACTACTACTTATTTTGCCCCTTCAACCAAAGAGTTTATGATAAACTATATTGTTGAAGACCTGGAGGGATTGGTTGCTGAGCTCAAAAAAGATGGAGTTACCATCCTTGATGAAATTGCAGCAAGTGAATACGGCAAATTTGTCCATATCCTCGATCCGGAAGGAAATAGCATTGAGCTTTGGGAGCCGCCTGCTGATGAGGCCTGA
- a CDS encoding acyltransferase family protein — translation MTSTITEKPKRLLSLDVFRGATIAMMILVNDPGDWGHIYAPLEHSKWNGCTPTDLVFPFFLFMVGVSVIYAMESKKSTVSHSKLILKALRRTVILLLIPWVTQLIFHPDGGLAHLRLPGVLPRIALVYFISTVLYLKTSQKTRDWIFAGALIGYFIIMTCIPVPGVGYANLEPETNMGAWIDRLVFSPDHLWRESHTWDPEGLLGTIPAVATALFGIRVGSWLKRKDRDDQVKTNWMFAYGVIAVVAGLFWDLFFPINKALWTSSFVLYTGGLATIGLALSYWLIDIQGYKRFTYPFVVFGVNAITAYVLSGFIPHYMGMIKIGGHSIYQTFFAPYFSPVNASLVSAIFTVLILWIVMWGFYLKKIFIKI, via the coding sequence ATGACCTCAACCATAACCGAAAAGCCCAAACGCCTGCTATCTCTTGATGTATTTCGTGGCGCAACCATCGCCATGATGATCCTCGTTAATGACCCCGGCGATTGGGGGCACATCTACGCTCCGCTTGAGCATTCCAAATGGAATGGTTGTACACCTACCGATCTGGTTTTTCCGTTTTTTCTGTTTATGGTTGGCGTATCGGTTATATATGCTATGGAAAGTAAAAAGTCCACCGTATCGCACAGCAAGCTTATTTTGAAAGCGTTGCGCCGTACTGTAATTTTGCTACTCATTCCATGGGTAACCCAATTGATCTTTCATCCCGATGGCGGATTGGCTCATTTGCGCTTGCCGGGTGTGCTGCCCCGTATTGCTTTGGTGTACTTTATCAGCACTGTGCTTTATCTCAAAACATCACAAAAAACACGCGACTGGATCTTTGCCGGTGCCCTTATTGGCTATTTCATTATCATGACCTGCATCCCGGTACCGGGAGTAGGTTATGCCAATCTCGAACCGGAAACCAATATGGGAGCCTGGATAGACAGGCTGGTATTTAGCCCCGATCATCTCTGGCGTGAATCACATACCTGGGACCCGGAAGGTTTGCTGGGAACTATACCCGCAGTAGCTACAGCCCTGTTTGGCATTCGCGTTGGCAGCTGGCTTAAACGTAAAGACCGCGACGACCAGGTAAAAACCAACTGGATGTTTGCATACGGGGTAATAGCAGTTGTTGCCGGCTTGTTTTGGGATTTGTTTTTCCCCATTAACAAAGCCCTGTGGACAAGCTCATTTGTGTTATATACCGGCGGACTTGCCACCATTGGCTTGGCCTTAAGCTACTGGCTGATAGACATACAGGGGTATAAAAGATTTACTTATCCCTTTGTGGTATTCGGTGTTAATGCCATTACGGCTTATGTACTTTCGGGTTTTATTCCGCATTATATGGGGATGATTAAAATTGGCGGCCATTCAATTTATCAAACATTTTTCGCGCCTTATTTTTCGCCGGTAAATGCTTCGCTGGTAAGCGCTATATTTACTGTATTGATTTTATGGATAGTGATGTGGGGATTCTACCTCAAAAAGATTTTTATAAAAATTTAA
- a CDS encoding ligase-associated DNA damage response DEXH box helicase — translation MTSKGQQVIQQWYKEKNWEQFPFQAEMMDAYLGGYSGLLNAPTGSGKTFALFLPFLAGFINANPETYKTRQNNGLLMLWITPLRALTNDIRKAMQEACDEIGLPWRIATRTGDTPAAEKQALKKKLPEVLLTTPESLHLMLAQKEYPKLFNQLQVVVIDEWHELLGTKRGVQVELGLSRLKNLASVGSDNRFAVDSLQFAESKGGSGGNANENKNRSLPTAHCQLKIWGISATIGNLEQAAEVLLGNDFPQEQVKMVRANLEKKLDIRSIIPQNIENYSWAGHIGLKLLPEVMEIVAKSKTTLIFTNTRSQSEIWYHAILDNYPEYAGIMAMHHGSLDNELRNWVEAALHAEALKLVVCTSSLDLGVDFRPVDTVVQVGSPKGVARFMQRAGRSGHHPGATSLAYFVPTHSLELLEGAALKEAIKAKIFESRDPMLLTMDVLIQYMVTLAVSDGFRDEELFREVKTTYAFADLSRNEFGQLLDFITSGGKTLAQYDEFLKVEVENGVYKVNSRRVAMRHRLSIGTITSELSIRVKWISGGSLGTIEESFVSKLKPGNTFWFAGRSLEFVRVKEMTAYVKKSNSTKGIIPSWNGGRMPLSSQLAAVFRLKLDEVAHGVERDIEVKALKPLFELQQKLSHLPQSHEFLIESFKSKEGHHLLFYPFEGRLVHEGMASLLAYRISKIKPASFSIAMNDYGFELLADEDIPIEEALEDASFFSLDNLIDDIQHSLNANEMARRRFRDIAHIGGLVFTGYPGQQVKNKHLQASTSLLFEVFSEYEPDNLLVRQAYNEALAFQLEEFRLRAALQRIQTQNIILKVIERPTPFAFPIMVDSLGREKLTTETMEERIAKMARSYGAEGVAEPAERKSRKPGITRKKGF, via the coding sequence ATGACAAGCAAAGGCCAGCAGGTTATACAACAATGGTACAAGGAAAAAAACTGGGAGCAGTTTCCTTTCCAGGCCGAAATGATGGACGCATATCTCGGAGGCTATTCTGGGTTGTTGAATGCCCCGACCGGCAGCGGTAAAACTTTTGCTTTATTTCTGCCTTTTTTAGCCGGTTTCATCAACGCTAATCCTGAGACCTATAAAACCAGACAAAACAATGGTCTGCTGATGCTTTGGATAACACCTTTACGAGCGCTTACCAATGATATCCGCAAAGCCATGCAGGAAGCCTGCGATGAGATCGGTTTGCCCTGGCGCATTGCTACCCGCACAGGGGATACCCCGGCAGCAGAAAAGCAGGCTTTAAAAAAAAAGCTTCCCGAGGTTCTGCTTACCACTCCCGAAAGCCTGCACCTGATGCTGGCCCAAAAAGAATATCCTAAGCTATTTAATCAATTACAAGTAGTAGTTATTGATGAATGGCATGAGTTGCTGGGGACTAAGAGGGGGGTACAGGTGGAGCTGGGGTTGTCCAGGCTAAAAAACCTCGCTTCAGTTGGCAGTGATAACCGGTTTGCAGTTGACAGTTTGCAGTTTGCAGAAAGCAAGGGCGGATCAGGGGGGAATGCGAATGAAAATAAAAACCGCTCACTGCCCACTGCTCACTGCCAACTGAAAATATGGGGCATCTCCGCTACCATCGGCAACCTTGAACAAGCTGCGGAAGTTTTATTAGGTAATGATTTTCCACAGGAGCAGGTAAAAATGGTACGCGCCAACCTGGAGAAAAAGCTGGATATCCGGTCTATCATTCCTCAAAATATCGAAAACTATTCGTGGGCGGGACATATCGGTTTAAAACTGCTGCCCGAGGTGATGGAGATTGTGGCAAAAAGTAAAACCACGCTGATCTTCACCAATACCCGTTCACAATCAGAGATCTGGTACCATGCTATTTTAGATAACTATCCTGAATACGCCGGTATCATGGCTATGCACCACGGTTCGTTGGATAATGAATTACGCAACTGGGTGGAAGCTGCCCTGCATGCCGAGGCATTGAAGCTGGTGGTGTGTACCTCGAGTCTGGATTTGGGAGTGGACTTCCGTCCCGTAGATACCGTGGTGCAGGTTGGCAGTCCTAAAGGTGTGGCCCGTTTTATGCAGCGTGCTGGTCGAAGCGGCCATCATCCGGGAGCTACCTCACTGGCATATTTTGTACCTACGCATTCGCTTGAGTTGTTGGAGGGCGCGGCATTGAAGGAGGCTATTAAGGCAAAGATCTTTGAAAGCCGCGACCCCATGCTGCTTACCATGGATGTACTGATCCAGTACATGGTTACGCTTGCTGTATCGGACGGTTTCAGGGACGAAGAACTTTTTAGAGAGGTAAAAACTACCTATGCCTTTGCCGACCTGAGCCGGAACGAGTTTGGCCAGTTGCTTGATTTCATCACCAGCGGCGGCAAAACGCTTGCGCAATATGATGAATTTTTAAAGGTTGAGGTTGAAAATGGGGTATATAAAGTGAACAGCCGACGGGTGGCCATGCGGCACCGCTTAAGTATCGGTACTATTACCAGTGAACTAAGCATTAGGGTAAAGTGGATTAGCGGCGGGAGCCTGGGTACTATTGAAGAATCATTTGTATCCAAGCTAAAACCGGGTAATACTTTTTGGTTTGCCGGTCGGAGTTTGGAGTTTGTGCGGGTAAAAGAGATGACAGCCTACGTTAAAAAATCAAATTCTACAAAAGGTATCATCCCAAGCTGGAATGGTGGACGAATGCCTTTATCGTCACAACTGGCAGCAGTGTTCAGGCTTAAGCTGGATGAGGTAGCCCACGGCGTTGAACGCGATATTGAGGTTAAAGCTTTAAAGCCGCTTTTTGAGTTGCAGCAAAAGTTATCGCACCTGCCTCAAAGTCACGAGTTTTTGATTGAGTCGTTTAAATCAAAAGAGGGGCACCATCTTTTATTTTATCCTTTTGAAGGGCGCCTGGTTCATGAGGGTATGGCATCGTTACTCGCCTATCGCATCAGTAAAATAAAACCTGCCAGTTTTTCCATCGCCATGAATGATTACGGATTTGAATTGCTGGCTGATGAGGATATCCCTATCGAGGAAGCACTGGAAGATGCAAGCTTTTTTTCGCTGGATAACCTGATAGACGATATTCAGCATAGTTTAAATGCTAATGAGATGGCCCGTCGCCGTTTCAGGGATATCGCGCATATTGGTGGATTGGTATTTACGGGCTATCCCGGTCAGCAGGTTAAAAATAAGCATTTACAGGCATCAACCTCATTGCTGTTTGAGGTTTTCAGCGAGTACGAACCTGATAATTTACTGGTGCGCCAGGCCTATAATGAAGCATTGGCTTTTCAATTGGAAGAGTTCAGGCTAAGGGCCGCCCTGCAACGCATCCAAACGCAGAATATCATTTTGAAAGTTATTGAGCGACCAACCCCATTCGCATTCCCAATTATGGTTGACAGTCTTGGTCGCGAAAAACTCACTACCGAAACCATGGAAGAACGCATAGCCAAAATGGCCCGTAGCTATGGTGCCGAGGGTGTTGCTGAGCCAGCAGAGCGTAAAAGCAGAAAGCCGGGAATAACGAGAAAGAAGGGTTTCTAA
- a CDS encoding anhydro-N-acetylmuramic acid kinase, which translates to MIPLNHNLQQLFNIAQKPSKMGIGLMSGTSLDGLDIALCQFTGHGLNTKFELLQFITIPYPDEFKQEVQQVFAKRSADLEKVTLLNAYIGTYHAELILQALERWRIDPQNVDFIASHGQTIYHAPERLHLHKNYPNATLQIGDGDHIAVKTGILTVSDFRQKHIAAGGEGAPLALYGDVLLGNKTGENRVLLNIGGIANLTWLPGDGDFNRVLCTDIGPGNTLIDAVCRKYFDKSYDEDSAIAYSGNVNEGLLTALLAHPFFKEKAPKTTGPELFNLDMVAEAQQQSGSGQITNEDLVCTLSAFTAASIAGFIENNISGDHIQIFTSGGGARNPFVIGELKKLLPSVLIEDSSLLGINPDAKEAILFALLGNEALCGEPISIGANPAVLMGKFCFPI; encoded by the coding sequence ATGATACCCTTGAACCATAACCTGCAACAACTTTTCAACATCGCTCAAAAACCATCAAAAATGGGCATTGGCCTTATGTCGGGTACTTCGTTGGATGGCCTTGATATTGCTTTGTGTCAATTTACAGGGCATGGTTTAAACACCAAATTTGAGTTGCTGCAATTTATCACCATCCCCTACCCTGATGAGTTTAAGCAGGAAGTTCAGCAGGTATTTGCAAAGCGCAGTGCCGATCTTGAAAAAGTTACTTTGCTTAATGCATACATTGGCACCTATCATGCGGAGCTGATACTGCAGGCTCTTGAACGATGGCGTATCGATCCCCAAAATGTTGATTTCATCGCCAGTCACGGCCAAACTATTTATCATGCCCCTGAACGCTTACATCTGCATAAAAACTATCCTAATGCCACCCTGCAAATTGGCGATGGCGATCATATCGCCGTAAAAACAGGGATATTAACCGTCAGCGATTTCAGGCAGAAACATATTGCGGCCGGAGGCGAAGGTGCCCCGTTGGCTTTATACGGCGATGTTTTATTAGGCAATAAAACCGGCGAAAACCGGGTGCTTTTAAACATAGGCGGCATAGCCAACTTAACCTGGCTGCCCGGCGATGGCGATTTTAACCGCGTCCTCTGCACAGACATCGGCCCCGGAAATACGCTTATCGATGCCGTATGTCGAAAGTACTTTGATAAGTCTTATGATGAAGATTCAGCTATAGCTTACAGTGGCAATGTGAATGAAGGGTTGTTAACAGCGCTTCTCGCCCATCCATTTTTTAAAGAGAAAGCGCCTAAAACCACCGGACCAGAATTATTTAATCTTGACATGGTTGCCGAAGCGCAACAGCAATCCGGCAGCGGGCAAATTACCAATGAAGACCTTGTTTGTACCTTAAGCGCTTTCACGGCGGCATCCATAGCAGGTTTTATCGAGAACAATATCTCTGGCGATCATATTCAAATTTTCACCAGCGGCGGTGGCGCAAGAAACCCTTTTGTTATTGGTGAATTAAAAAAACTGTTGCCCAGCGTTTTAATAGAGGATAGCAGTTTGTTAGGTATTAATCCCGATGCTAAAGAAGCTATATTGTTTGCCTTGTTGGGCAACGAAGCTTTATGTGGTGAGCCAATCAGCATCGGGGCCAACCCGGCGGTGTTGATGGGTAAGTTTTGTTTTCCTATTTAA
- the nagB gene encoding glucosamine-6-phosphate deaminase: MARLNLLEETRYEKLPVSVYGNQHEASVAVANRIADLIRSKQAKGEKAVLGLATGVTPIGVYAELVRLHKEAGLSFKNVITFNLDEYYPMKPTAAQSYVTFMYENLFSHIDIDKANVHIPDGTLDKDAVAGYCLAYEKQIEELGGLDLQILGIGRTGHIGFNEPGSAPNSGTRMVTLDDLTRSDASRDFGGKANVPTKAITMGIGTIFKAREIILMAWSKKKAPIIKKAVEGEISGDVPATYLQLSEHVEFVLDEAAASELTRFDTPWLVKDCIWDNQLKKKAVIWLANEINKPVLKLTEEDYNNHGMAQLAVEQGPVYNINIDIFNQIQHTITGWPGGKPDADDSQRPERALPAKKRSIIFSPHPDDDVISMGGTFIRLVDQGHDVHVAYQTSGNTAVWDDDVLRYMEFAIDFTNSIGEDTAHLQKSYEDMRAFFPTKQPNQIDTQEIRNVKGFIRKTEAISGARYAGLQDDHIHFMALPFYETGKIKKNSVGEEDIQLTIELLQKVKPQQIFAAGDFADPNGTHLVCFKIILAALDRLKGKEAWVEDCWLWMYRGAWHEFETYEIEMAVPLSPQEVIRKRNAIFKHQSQKDRPVFPGDDAREFWVRAEDRTRDTAQRYDRLGLAEYEAMEAFKRYMF, encoded by the coding sequence ATGGCACGATTAAATTTATTGGAAGAGACGCGTTACGAGAAGTTACCTGTAAGCGTGTACGGCAACCAGCACGAGGCCTCAGTGGCAGTGGCGAACCGGATAGCAGATCTGATCCGCTCAAAACAAGCCAAAGGCGAAAAAGCGGTATTAGGACTTGCCACGGGTGTAACTCCTATCGGGGTTTACGCCGAACTGGTAAGGTTGCACAAAGAAGCAGGCTTGAGCTTTAAAAATGTGATCACTTTCAACCTGGATGAGTACTACCCGATGAAACCCACAGCTGCGCAAAGCTATGTGACGTTCATGTACGAAAACCTGTTCAGCCATATTGATATAGATAAAGCCAATGTGCATATCCCTGATGGCACACTGGACAAAGACGCGGTAGCCGGCTACTGTTTGGCTTACGAAAAGCAAATTGAAGAGTTGGGTGGCTTAGATCTCCAGATCCTGGGTATCGGTCGTACAGGTCACATAGGTTTTAACGAGCCTGGTTCTGCACCTAATTCAGGTACCAGGATGGTTACTCTTGATGACCTGACCAGAAGTGATGCTTCAAGGGATTTCGGTGGTAAAGCCAACGTGCCAACCAAGGCCATCACGATGGGTATCGGTACCATCTTCAAAGCAAGGGAAATCATATTGATGGCCTGGAGCAAGAAGAAAGCACCAATTATCAAAAAAGCAGTAGAAGGTGAAATCTCCGGTGATGTGCCTGCAACTTACCTGCAACTGTCAGAACATGTAGAATTTGTATTGGATGAGGCAGCTGCATCAGAATTAACCAGGTTTGATACCCCATGGCTGGTAAAAGATTGTATCTGGGATAACCAGTTGAAAAAGAAAGCGGTGATCTGGCTGGCTAATGAAATCAACAAACCAGTACTGAAACTAACCGAAGAAGATTATAACAACCACGGTATGGCGCAGCTTGCGGTAGAACAGGGACCGGTATACAATATCAACATCGATATTTTCAACCAGATTCAGCATACCATAACCGGCTGGCCAGGTGGCAAACCGGATGCTGATGATTCTCAAAGACCGGAAAGGGCATTACCTGCTAAAAAACGCTCAATCATTTTCTCACCACACCCTGATGATGATGTGATCTCGATGGGCGGTACCTTTATCCGCTTGGTAGATCAGGGTCATGATGTACACGTGGCTTACCAAACTTCAGGTAATACCGCGGTATGGGACGATGATGTATTGAGGTATATGGAATTTGCCATTGACTTTACCAACAGCATCGGCGAGGACACCGCCCATCTTCAAAAATCATATGAAGATATGCGTGCTTTCTTCCCAACCAAACAACCTAACCAGATCGATACCCAGGAGATCAGGAACGTAAAAGGTTTCATCCGGAAAACAGAAGCTATCTCAGGCGCACGATATGCAGGTTTGCAGGACGATCATATCCATTTTATGGCCCTGCCTTTTTACGAAACAGGCAAGATCAAGAAGAATTCGGTAGGCGAAGAAGATATCCAACTGACCATCGAACTGCTTCAAAAAGTGAAACCACAACAGATCTTCGCGGCAGGCGATTTTGCGGATCCTAATGGTACCCACCTGGTATGCTTTAAGATCATCCTGGCGGCATTGGACAGGCTGAAAGGTAAAGAGGCCTGGGTAGAAGATTGCTGGTTATGGATGTACCGTGGCGCATGGCATGAGTTTGAAACCTACGAGATAGAAATGGCTGTACCATTGTCGCCACAAGAAGTAATCCGCAAACGCAACGCGATCTTCAAGCACCAGTCGCAAAAAGACAGGCCTGTATTCCCGGGTGATGATGCAAGGGAGTTCTGGGTAAGGGCAGAAGACCGCACCCGCGACACCGCTCAACGCTACGATCGTCTTGGCCTTGCCGAATACGAGGCTATGGAAGCGTTTAAGCGATATATGTTTTAG
- a CDS encoding DUF2059 domain-containing protein yields the protein MNLKLKLIAFAGVILFSSSSLKAQTTDQTLPPSRMEAAQQMLIALGIDKQFGTIITNQIDVASNQVPDDKKVAFKRVMNTFMNKYFTWDSLKNKMAAIYANEFTEDELKQITTFYNSPVGQKVGQKLPALTQNAMMVGQEAVAAHKDELQKMMEDEFSQKTDPPTVKQQVSPAPKKAGSKIPVKH from the coding sequence ATGAACCTAAAACTTAAACTTATCGCGTTTGCCGGTGTAATCCTGTTTTCGTCGTCAAGCTTAAAAGCGCAGACTACAGATCAAACCTTACCACCCTCTCGCATGGAGGCAGCACAGCAAATGTTGATTGCGCTTGGTATTGATAAACAATTTGGGACAATAATTACCAACCAGATCGATGTTGCAAGCAACCAGGTTCCCGACGATAAAAAGGTTGCCTTTAAAAGGGTGATGAATACATTTATGAACAAGTATTTTACCTGGGATTCGCTTAAGAATAAGATGGCTGCCATTTATGCTAATGAATTTACTGAGGACGAGTTGAAACAAATAACAACTTTCTATAATTCGCCGGTTGGGCAGAAAGTTGGTCAGAAATTGCCGGCTTTAACGCAAAATGCAATGATGGTTGGTCAGGAAGCCGTGGCAGCACATAAGGATGAGCTTCAAAAGATGATGGAAGACGAATTTTCTCAAAAAACAGATCCGCCGACAGTAAAACAACAGGTTTCTCCTGCACCTAAGAAAGCGGGTTCAAAAATTCCCGTAAAACATTAA